The following are encoded together in the Jaculus jaculus isolate mJacJac1 chromosome 3, mJacJac1.mat.Y.cur, whole genome shotgun sequence genome:
- the LOC101598821 gene encoding olfactory receptor 502-like has protein sequence MDFLADGNHTAVTEFVLVGLTDDPVLRVFLFIVILGIYMVTVSGNLSIVLLISGSSQLHHPMYFFLSQLAFADMGYSSSVTPNMLVNLLVERNTISYLGCGIQLGTAAFFGTMECFVLATMAYDRFVAICSPLLYAMKMSTRVCVQLLAAAYVCGFLNASSFTLSFFSFVFCGPNRINHFFCDFVPLIELSCSDVSVYILVSSISVSTVIVTTVIVIAVSYIYILITILKMRSTESRQKAFSTCTSHLTAVTLFYGTVTFIYVMPKSSFSTDQNKVVSVFYMVVIPMLNPLIYSLRNNEIKSALKRELGRKLFS, from the coding sequence ATGGATTTCCTGGCAGACGGGAACCACACTGCAGTGACAGAGTTCGTTTTAGTGGGATTAACAGATGACCCAGTCCTGCGAGTCTTCCTCTTCATTGTCATTCTGGGCATCTACATGGTGACTGTATCTGGAAATCTCAGCATAGTCCTTCTTATCAGTGGCTCTTCTCAGCTCCATCATCCCATGTACTTTTTTCTGAGCCAACTGGCTTTTGCTGACATGGGCTACTCATCTTCTGTCACACCCAACATGCTTGTGAACCTCCTGGTGGAGAGAAATACCATTTCCTACCTTGGATGTGGCATCCAGCTTGGCACAGCTGCTTTCTTTGGGACAATGGAGTGCTTTGTTCTGGCTACCATGGCCTATGATCGCTTTGTGGCCATCTGTAGCCCACTGCTTTATGCAATGAAAATGTCCACACGAGTCTGTGTCCAGTTACTTGCAGCAGCTTATGTATGtggttttcttaatgcttcctccttcactctttccttcttttcttttgtcttctgtgGACCAAATAGAATCAatcattttttctgtgattttgttccATTAATTGAACTCTCCTGTTCTGATGTCAGTGTCTACATACTTGTCTCCTCAATTTCTGTTAGCACAGTCATTGTGACCACAGTGATTGTCATAGCCGTCTCCTACATCTACATCCTCATCACCATCCTGAAGATGCGCTCCACGGAGAGCCGCCAGAAGGCCTTCTCCACCTGCACCTCCCACCTCACTGCGGTCACTCTGTTCTATGGGACCGTCACGTTCATTTATGTGATGCCCAAGTCCAGCTTCTCCACTGACCAGAACAAGGTGGTGTCCGTGTTCTACATGGTGGTAATCCCCATGTTGAACCCCCTCATCTATAGCCTGAGGAATAATGAGATTAAGAGTGCCCTGAAAAGAGAGCTTGGTAGGAAACTATTTTCCTAG